A genomic segment from Nicotiana sylvestris chromosome 1, ASM39365v2, whole genome shotgun sequence encodes:
- the LOC104227396 gene encoding probable sucrose-phosphate synthase 2: MAGNEWINGYLEAILSSGASAIEDNKTPSSTSHVNNLTGHFNPTKYFVEEVVTGVDETDLHRTWIKVVATRNTRERSSRLENMCWRIWHLARKKKQLEWEDLQRIANRRLEREQGRKDVTEDMSEDLSEGEKGDVLGETPTIDSPRKRFQRNFSNLEVWSDNNKEKKLYIILVSLHGLVRGENMELGRDSDTGGQIKYVVELAKALAKMPGVYRVDLFTRQIASPEVDWSYGEPTEMLNTGPEDGDDADLGESSGAYIIRIPFGPRDKYLRKELLWPYIQEFVDGALAHIINMSKALGEQIGEGQPVWPYVIHGHYADAGDSAALLSGALNVPMVLTGHSLGRNKLEQLIKQGRQSKEDINSTYRIMRRIEGEELSLDAAELVITSTKQEIDEQWGLYDGFDVKLERVLRARARRGVNCHGRYMPRMAVIPPGMDFSNVVAQEDTADADGDLAALTNADGQSPKAVPAIWSEVMRFLTNPHKPMILALSRPDPKKNITTLVKAFGECRPLRELANLTLIMGNRDDIDEMSAGNASVLTTVLKLVDRYDLYGQVAFPKHHKQSDVPEIYRLAGKTKGVFINPALVEPFGLTLIEAAAHGLPMVATKNGGPVDIHRALNNGLLVDPHDQQAIADALLKLVSEKNLWHECRKNGWKNIHLFSWPEHCRTYLTRVAACRMRHPQWKTDTPSDELAAEESLNDSLKDVQDMSLRLSVDGEKTSLNESFDASAAAGDAVQEQVNRVLSKIKRPETAKQESEGDKKDNVPSKYPMLRRRRKLIVIALDCYDTNGAPQKKMIQITQEILKAIKSDPQISRVSGFAISTAMSMSELTEFLKSGNIKVNEFDALICSSGSEVFYPGTCTEDNGKLYPDPDYSSHIEYRWGGDGLRKTIWKLMNTQEGKHEKSVTSAIEEDVKSSNSHCISYLIKDRSKAKKVDDMRQKLRMRGLRCHLMYCRNSTRMQVVPLLASRAQALRYLFVRWRLNVANMCVILGETGDTDYEELISGTHKTLILKGAVEEGSEDLLRTPGSYLREDVVPPESPLITYTSGNESVDEFANALRQLSRLGK; encoded by the exons ATGGCTGGAAATGAATGGATAAATGGGTATTTAGAAGCAATATTAAGCAGTGGAGCATCAGCTATAGAAGATAATAAAACACCATCATCAACATCACATGTGAATAATTTAACAGGTCATTTTAATCCAACAAAGTATTTTGTTGAGGAAGTTGTAACAGGAGTTGATGAAACTGATCTTCATAGAACATGGATCAAAGTTGTGGCTACAAGGAATACAAGGGAGAGAAGTTCAAGATTGGAGAATATGTGTTGGCGCATTTGGCATCTTGCTCGCAAGAAGAAGCAG TTGGAATGGGAAGATCTCCAGAGGATAGCAAACAGGAGATTGGAACGAGAACAAGGACGCAAAGACGTTACAGAGGACATGTCGGAAGACTTGTCTGAAGGAGAAAAAGGTGATGTTTTAGGGGAGACACCAACAATCGACAGCCCTAGGAAAAGGTTTCAGAGGAACTTTTCCAATTTGGAAGTGTGGTCAGACAACAACAAGGAAAAGAAGCTTTATATCATCCTAGTTAG TTTGCATGGACTGGTCCGAGGTGAAAATATGGAGCTTGGTCGTGATTCGGATACCGGTGGTCAG ATTAAGTATGTTGTGGAACTTGCCAAAGCACTTGCTAAGATGCCTGGTGTATATAGAGTTGATCTATTCACTCGCCAAATTGCGTCACCTGAAGTGGATTGGAGCTACGGTGAGCCGACAGAGATGTTAAACACGGGTCCTGAAGATGGTGATGATGCTGATCTCGGAGAAAGTAGCGGAGCTTATATCATAAGGATACCCTTTGGTCCTCGTGATAAGTACCTCCGGAAAGAATTGTTGTGGCCTTATATTCAGGAGTTTGTGGATGGAGCTCTCGCACACATCATTAATATGTCAAAGGCTTTGGGTGAACAAATAGGTGAAGGCCAACCGGTTTGGCCATATGTAATCCATGGTCATTATGCCGATGCAGGGGATAGTGCTGCTCTCCTTTCGGGCGCTTTAAATGTTCCGATGGTCCTAACAGGACATTCACTCGGTAGAAACAAGCTAGAGCAGCTTATCAAGCAAGGCAGGCAATCAAAGGAGGATATTAATTCAACATATAGGATCATGAGGAGGATTGAAGGCGAGGAGCTTTCGCTGGATGCTGCGGAACTCGTTATCACAAGCACCAAACAAGAGATTGATGAACAATGGGGACTATATGATGGATTTGATGTAAAACTCGAGAGAGTTTTAAGAGCTCGTGCAAGACGAGGAGTGAATTGCCATGGTCGCTACATGCCAAGGATGGCG GTTATTCCGCCTGGAATGGATTTCAGTAATGTTGTGGCTCAGGAAGACACAGCTGATGCTGACGGGGATCTTGCAGCACTCACTAATGCTGATGGACAATCACCTAAAGCAGTCCCCGCCATATGGTCTGAG GTCATGCGTTTTCTAACAAATCCACATAAGCCAATGATTCTGGCATTGTCCAGACCAGATCCAAAGAAGAATATAACCACTCTCGTGAAGGCCTTTGGAGAATGTCGCCCGCTAAGGGAGCTTGCTAATCTG ACACTAATAATGGGAAACAGAGACGACATAGATGAGATGTCCGCAGGAAATGCTAGTGTTCTCACAACTGTGCTGAAGTTGGTTGATAGGTATGACCTTTACGGCCAAGTTGCCTTCCCAAAACATCACAAGCAAAGCGACGTTCCAGAGATATATCGTCTCGCTGGCAAAACGAAG GGAGTCTTCATTAATCCAGCTTTAGTTGAACCCTTCGGACTGACTCTAATTGAG GCTGCTGCACATGGACTTCCTATGGTCGCTACTAAGAATGGCGGTCCAGTTGATATTCATCGG GCACTTAACAACGGATTGCTCGTGGATCCACATGATCAGCAAGCAATTGCCGATGCACTACTTAAATTAGTATCAGAGAAGAACCTGTGGCATGAGTGTAGGAAGAATGGTTGGAAGAACATACACCTCTTTTCATGGCCTGAACATTGTCGAACATATTTGACCAGAGTTGCTGCATGTCGAATGAGACATCCACAATGGAAAACCGATACTCCATCTGATGAACTGGCTGCTGAAGAGTCCCTGAATGATTCACTCAAAGACGTGCAAGATATGTCCTTGCGATTATCTGTTGACGGAGAAAAGACATCATTAAATGAATCATTTGATGCGTCTGCGGCAGCTGGCGATGCAGTACAAGAGCAAGTTAATCGGGTTTTAAGCAAAATAAAGAGACCGGAGACAGCTAAACAAGAGTCCGAGGGTGACAAAAAGGACAATGTTCCTAGCAAATATCCCATGTTACGGAGGCGACGTAAATTAATTGTAATCGCTCTAGATTGCTACGACACAAACGGTGCTcctcaaaagaaaatgattcAGATAACCCAGGAGATTCTTAAGGCCATTAAGTCAGATCCACAAATATCAAGAGTATCAGGATTTGCTATCTCAACAGCTATGTCGATGTCTGAACTGACGGAATTTCTAAAATCTGGAAACATCAAAGTAAATGAGTTTGATGCTTTAATTTGTAGCAGCGGGAGCGAAGTGTTTTATCCAGGAACTTGCACTGAAGACAATGGCAAGCTTTATCCGGACCCTGACTATTCGTCACATATTGAATATCGGTGGGGTGGCGATGGTTTAAGGAAAACAATTTGGAAATTAATGAATACACAAGAAGGTAAACATGAGAAATCTGTCACCAGTGCTATTGAAGAAGATGTGAAATCAAGCAATTCCCATTGCATTTCCTACTTGATCAAGGATCGCAGTAAG GCAAAGAAGGTAGATGATATGAGACAGAAGCTTAGGATGAGGGGTCTTCGCTGCCATTTGATGTATTGCAGGAATTCAACGCGAATGCAAGTTGTTCCGCTCCTTGCATCTCGGGCACAGGCACTCAG GTATCTTTTTGTACGCTGGAGATTAAACGTCGCAAACATGTGTGTCATTCTCGGTGAAACTGGAGATACAGATTATGAGGAACTTATATCCGGAACCCACAAAACACTGATCTTGAAAGGGGCTGTCGAGGAAGGTTCCGAGGATCTGCTAAGAACACCAGGGAGCTACCTAAGAGAAGACGTCGTTCCACCAGAGAGCCCTCTCATCACCTACACCAGCGGGAACGAATCAGTCGACGAGTTTGCCAATGCATTGAGGCAATTGTCTAGATTAGGCAAATAA